Proteins co-encoded in one Heptranchias perlo isolate sHepPer1 unplaced genomic scaffold, sHepPer1.hap1 HAP1_SCAFFOLD_205, whole genome shotgun sequence genomic window:
- the LOC137310057 gene encoding U1 small nuclear ribonucleoprotein 70 kDa-like, translated as MDPQGPLLLQPLKIVPFRQYLIKELNQDERDARSREDERDARSREDERDGRSRRDTRSRERERRTRERERR; from the exons atggacCCCCAGggccctctgctcttgcaacccctcaaaatagtaccatttagacaatacctcatcaaagaactcaaccag gacgagagagacgcgcgctcgagggaggacgagagagacgcgcgctcgagggaggacgagagagacgggcgctcgagg agagacacgcgctcgagagagagagagagacgcactcgagagagagagagacgc